The Girardinichthys multiradiatus isolate DD_20200921_A chromosome Y, DD_fGirMul_XY1, whole genome shotgun sequence genome has a window encoding:
- the LOC124863855 gene encoding trafficking protein particle complex subunit 5-like, with protein sequence MFHNVQKMDTRFTRGKSTILERPLSRPKTEVSLSAFALLFSEMVQYCQSRVYSVTELQTRLAEMGQGVGASMLDVLVLREKNGKRETKVLNMLLFIKVNVWKSLFGKEADKLEQANDDDKTYYIIEKDPLINTYISVPKENSSLNCAAFTAGIVEAILTHSGFPAKVTAHWHKGTTLMIKFNESVIARDKALDGR encoded by the exons AAAATGGACACACGGTTCACTCGAGGAAAGTCCACCATTCTCGAGCGACCTCTGAGCCGGCCCAAGACTGAAGTAAGCCTGAGCGCCTTCGCCTTGCTGTTCTCGGAGATGGTCCAGTACTGTCAGAGCCGAGTGTACTCTGTGACTGAGCTGCAGACACGCCTTGCAGAAATGGGCCAGGGTGTTGGAGCCAGCATGCTGGACGTGCTGGTTCTGAGGGAGAAGAACGGGAAGAGGGAGACCAAAGTGCTGAACATGCTGCTCTTCATCAAG GTTAACGTATGGAAGTCCTTATTTGGTAAGGAGGCTGACAAGCTGGAGCAAGCCAATGATGATGACAAGACTTACTACATCATCGAAAAAGACCCACTCATCAACACGTACATCTCTGTGCCAAAAGAGAACAGCAGCTTGAACTGTGCAGCCTTCACTGCAGGCATCGTGGAGGCCATCCTCACACACAGTGGCTTCCCTGCTAAGGTCACCGCTCACTGGCACAAGGGCACCACGCTGATGATAAAGTTTAACGAGTCGGTTATAGCCAGAGACAAGGCTCTGGATGGCAGATAG